In a single window of the Palaemon carinicauda isolate YSFRI2023 chromosome 10, ASM3689809v2, whole genome shotgun sequence genome:
- the LOC137648090 gene encoding SCAN domain-containing protein 3-like, giving the protein MVSSKLKRHLTLKHNHLANKPRSYFEGLLSEHKQQSAMLSKKVKVADKAQEASYLVEELVVKSMKPHTIAETLILPACSAIVKTLFGSEAEKEVRKIPVSDSTISRRIHMRADMEETVCTSVKESEMFALQVDESTDIGGMVQLIVFVRYIHDVRIVKQFFCCKELKETTTGNDIFSTFSEYLKSVCLTWQSCVGICTDGAPAMIGSIKGFVSLVKRENSSVITTYCFLHRKALVAKTISNDLKSVLEKVVTTDKIKVLKEKLQLWGGKVKEGNLDMFSHVAVAANSGEIIPIISEHLAVLEKQLQHYFPDICTENYDWIRNPFVASISTQSQLTLMEDEQLVEVRHDRELKLFHMQLPLNEFWVHIKTKYPHVAKKALVMLIHFSTSYQRELGFSTLANITTNKR; this is encoded by the coding sequence ATGGTATCCAGTAAATTAAAGAGGCATTTAACTCTGAAACATAATCATCTTGCTAACAAGCCTCGGTCCTACTTTGAAGGACTTTTAAGTGAGCATAAACAGCAGAGTGCGATGCTTTCTAAGAAAGTCAAAGTTGCTGATAAAGCACAAGAGGCCAGTTACTTAGTTGAAGAGTTAGTTGTTAAAAGCATGAAACCTCATACGATAGCAGAGACTCTGATTCTACCTGCATGTAGTGCCATAGTAAAAACACTGTTTGGAAGTGAAgcagaaaaagaagtgaggaaaattccCGTTTCGGATAGTACCATTAGCAGACGGATTCATATGCGAGCAGACATGGAGGAAACTGTATGTACATCTGTGAAGGAAAGTGAAATGTTTGCACTTCAGGTAGATGAGTCCACAGATATTGGAGGTATGGTTCAATTAATAGTATTTGTTCGGTACATTCATGATGTTAGAATAGTGAAGCAATTCTTTTGTTGTAAAGAACTTAAGGAAACTACAACAGGCAATGATATTTTCTCTACATTTAGTGAGTACTTAAAATCTGTTTGTTTGACCTGGCAATCGTGTGTTGGGATTTGCACAGATGGGGCACCTGCTATGATTGGCTCAATTAAAGGATTTGTGTCATTAGTGAAGAGAGAAAACAGCAGTGTGATAACAACATATTGCTTTCTTCATCGCAAAGCGCTGGTTGCAAAGACAATTAGCAATGATTTAAAATCTGTACTGGAAAAAGTTGTAACCACTGATAAAATTAAAGtgctgaaagaaaaactgcaactgtGGGGTGGCAAAGTAAAAGAAGGCAATTTGGACATGTTCTCACATGTTGCAGTAGCAGCAAACAGTGGTGAGATAATACCAATTATTTCTGAGCATCTTGCAGTACTGGAAAAACAACTTCAGCACTATTTCCcagatatatgcactgaaaactatGACTGGATAAGAAACCCATTTGTTGCATCTATATCTACCCAATCTCAGCTTACCCTCATGGAAGACGAGCAGTTAGTGGAAGTGCGTCATGATCGTGAACTAAAGTTATTTCACATGCAGCTGCCTCTTAACGAATTCTGGGTTCACATCAAGACTAAGTATCCTCATGTTGCCAAAAAAGCTCTGGTAATGTTAATCCACTTCTCTACTTCTTACCAACGTGAGCTGGGGTTTTCTACTCTAGCAAACATTACAACTAACAAAAGGTAA